A DNA window from Caulobacter mirabilis contains the following coding sequences:
- a CDS encoding type II toxin-antitoxin system ParD family antitoxin, with translation MATMNVSLPDAMKEWVEGRAETGRYSNASDYVRDLIRRDQEREAKLRAMQKLIDEAIESGESERSLDEILEDARTRAREKHGL, from the coding sequence ATGGCCACGATGAACGTCTCCCTGCCCGACGCCATGAAGGAATGGGTCGAGGGCCGGGCGGAAACCGGTCGCTACAGCAACGCCAGCGACTATGTCCGCGACCTGATCCGCAGGGATCAGGAGCGCGAAGCGAAGCTCAGGGCGATGCAGAAGCTCATCGATGAAGCCATCGAGAGCGGAGAGAGCGAGCGGTCTCTGGACGAGATACTGGAGGACGCTCGCACCCGCGCCCGCGAGAAACATGGGCTTTAG
- the rlmN gene encoding 23S rRNA (adenine(2503)-C(2))-methyltransferase RlmN: protein MGATLDLARATPAVAPVNLSGLTRKQLAAALVEGGVVPETKAKMRAGQLFRWIHFRGATDFDQMTDVAKDTRAALAERFTLARPEIVERQISRDGTRKYLIRVAPGIEVESVYIPDVGRVGALCVSSQVGCTLNCTFCHTGTQALVRNLTAGEIVAQVQVAKDDLEEWAVDGEDRKLSNIVFMGMGEPLYNLDNVADAIEIISDNEGIGISRRRITVSTSGVVPQLQALGAKTQAMLAISLHATNDPLRDVLVPLNKKFDIATLMEGIRNYPGISNARRVTFEYVMLKGVNDSPEEARALVQLLKGVPAKINLIPFNPWPGTQYECSDWGTIEKFAAILNRAGYSSPIRTPRGRDILAACGQLKSESEKVRASARRKLEAPAELASS from the coding sequence TTGGGCGCGACCCTCGATCTTGCTCGCGCGACGCCCGCCGTCGCCCCCGTCAACCTTTCGGGCCTGACCCGGAAGCAGCTGGCGGCCGCCCTGGTCGAAGGCGGGGTCGTGCCCGAGACCAAGGCCAAGATGCGCGCCGGGCAGCTGTTCCGCTGGATCCACTTCCGCGGCGCGACCGACTTCGACCAGATGACCGACGTCGCCAAGGACACGCGCGCGGCGCTGGCCGAGCGATTCACCCTGGCCCGGCCGGAGATCGTCGAACGGCAGATCTCGCGCGACGGCACCCGCAAGTACCTGATCCGCGTCGCGCCGGGCATTGAGGTCGAGAGCGTCTACATCCCCGACGTCGGCCGGGTCGGCGCCCTGTGCGTGTCGAGCCAGGTCGGCTGCACGCTCAACTGCACCTTCTGCCACACCGGCACCCAGGCGCTGGTCCGCAACCTGACCGCCGGCGAGATCGTCGCCCAGGTCCAGGTGGCCAAGGACGACCTCGAGGAATGGGCCGTCGACGGCGAGGACCGCAAGCTCTCGAACATCGTCTTCATGGGCATGGGCGAGCCGCTCTACAATCTCGACAACGTCGCCGACGCCATCGAGATCATCAGCGACAACGAGGGCATCGGCATCTCGCGCCGGCGCATCACCGTCTCGACCAGCGGCGTGGTCCCGCAGCTGCAGGCGCTCGGCGCGAAGACCCAGGCCATGCTGGCCATCAGCCTGCACGCCACCAACGACCCGCTGCGCGACGTGCTGGTGCCGCTGAACAAGAAGTTCGACATCGCGACGCTGATGGAGGGGATCCGGAACTATCCGGGGATCTCCAACGCCCGGCGCGTGACCTTCGAGTACGTGATGCTCAAGGGCGTCAACGACAGCCCGGAGGAAGCCCGCGCCCTGGTCCAGCTGCTCAAGGGCGTGCCGGCGAAGATCAACCTGATCCCGTTCAATCCCTGGCCGGGCACGCAGTACGAATGCTCCGACTGGGGGACGATCGAGAAGTTCGCCGCCATCCTGAACCGCGCCGGCTACTCCAGCCCGATCCGCACGCCGCGCGGCCGCGACATCCTGGCCGCCTGCGGCCAGCTGAAGAGCGAGAGCGAGAAGGTCCGCGCCTCGGCCCGCCGCAAGCTCGAAGCCCCCGCCGAACTCGCTTCGAGCTAG
- a CDS encoding DUF350 domain-containing protein: MPPQLQSPEIQAFATGFPITLAHAGMTLVILIVGAALYALLTPHREIQLIREGNTAAAMSFGAVLVGLAIPLSVSLSASTSPLEMGLWGATIIAVQLLVFRVIDFILHGLPQRIQEGEISAATLLVGAKIASALILAAAVR; encoded by the coding sequence ATGCCGCCTCAGCTCCAGTCTCCTGAAATCCAGGCTTTCGCCACGGGTTTTCCCATCACCCTGGCCCATGCGGGCATGACCCTGGTGATTCTGATCGTCGGGGCGGCGCTCTACGCCCTGCTGACGCCACATCGCGAGATCCAGCTGATCCGCGAGGGCAACACCGCCGCCGCCATGTCGTTCGGCGCGGTTCTGGTCGGCCTGGCCATTCCGCTGTCGGTGTCGCTGTCGGCCTCGACCTCGCCGCTGGAGATGGGGCTGTGGGGCGCGACCATCATCGCCGTGCAGCTGCTGGTCTTCCGCGTCATCGACTTCATCCTGCACGGCCTGCCGCAGCGCATCCAGGAAGGCGAGATCTCGGCCGCCACCCTGCTGGTCGGGGCCAAGATCGCCAGCGCCCTGATTCTCGCCGCGGCGGTGCGCTGA
- a CDS encoding S1 family peptidase, with the protein MHFPRLPDWLVYLAVVAALLIAAVGRRERADAPPPPPPVPGEEGVPLGPSSPFDPSVVVEVPGKQKPGTGTAFSVADTGVWLTARHVVDGCSETALVVAEGRGVAARVQIDPSGEAAVLTTEGGAPAMPLMHAGARLKRGDLGYHPGFPQGRPGEAVSRLLGRENLVVRGRGARTEPVLVWAEVGRTDSLKGTLAGLSGAPALDSAGRVIGVTVAEAPRRGRIYTTAPETMLNALQTTRRRASNFAVGEPINVENYGRVADALRRDLRVAQVVCLATS; encoded by the coding sequence ATGCATTTCCCCCGGCTTCCCGACTGGCTGGTCTACCTGGCCGTGGTCGCGGCCCTGCTGATCGCGGCCGTGGGCCGGCGGGAGCGCGCGGACGCGCCGCCGCCGCCGCCGCCCGTGCCCGGCGAGGAGGGCGTGCCTCTGGGACCGTCGTCGCCGTTCGACCCGTCCGTGGTCGTGGAGGTGCCGGGCAAGCAGAAGCCGGGCACGGGCACGGCCTTCTCCGTCGCCGACACCGGCGTCTGGCTGACCGCCCGCCACGTCGTCGACGGCTGCAGCGAGACCGCCCTGGTCGTGGCCGAGGGGCGTGGCGTGGCGGCCCGGGTCCAGATCGACCCCTCCGGCGAGGCCGCCGTCCTGACCACCGAGGGCGGCGCCCCCGCCATGCCGCTGATGCACGCCGGCGCCCGGCTGAAGCGCGGCGACCTGGGCTACCACCCGGGCTTCCCGCAAGGCCGGCCCGGCGAGGCGGTGTCGCGCCTGTTGGGCCGCGAGAACCTGGTCGTGCGCGGCCGCGGCGCCCGCACCGAGCCGGTGCTGGTCTGGGCCGAGGTCGGCCGCACCGACAGCCTGAAGGGCACGCTCGCGGGCCTCTCGGGCGCGCCGGCGCTCGATTCGGCCGGCCGGGTGATCGGCGTCACCGTCGCCGAGGCCCCCCGCCGGGGTCGGATCTACACCACCGCGCCCGAGACCATGCTGAACGCCCTGCAGACGACGCGTCGCCGGGCCTCGAACTTCGCGGTCGGGGAGCCGATCAACGTCGAGAACTACGGCCGTGTCGCCGACGCTCTGCGCCGCGACCTGCGCGTCGCCCAGGTCGTCTGCCTGGCGACCTCCTAG
- a CDS encoding AmpG family muropeptide MFS transporter: protein MSTESGAKPTLLQSLAMFGERRSLVMLGLGFSSGLPYMLIFDTLSLWLRDAGLSLAVIGFFSLATLSFSFKFLWAPLIDRTRVPVLHGLLGHRRAWMLVCQAAIMVGLWLISGINPAANLGLMAAVAVAVGFATASQDIVIDAWRIEVTDAEGQGPLVVAVQWGYRGAMVLAGAGPLLLAEHFGWNISYAAMAVAMLVGVTATLCAPREKEHAVRPIHTEGVNQPQALQILEWVVRLGIMLLGALLLGSGLAGDAELLSKVVGGEALAEAWKAKPNGVWLQLAGVAAGLVVVILAAWPIPGVKTKPGVYMSTALGEPLVEFTRRFSGVAGLILATICLYRVSDFVLNIMNPFYRDLGFSLTEIAEVRKVFGVAASIVGVFLGGLIVTRFGLMKALILGAFAQPLSNLAFGWLAMSGHDVPALFVAIGIDNVAGGVAGTALIAYMSSLTTTGFTATQYALFSSLYALPGKLIASQSGRLVEASAKMAEAGGPPAVFKGLFDRLPPESFGAAGAKLGVSAQALGAGYMTFFFYSALIGVAAILLSFAVAVRQPRVMAAKGEVVA, encoded by the coding sequence ATGAGCACGGAATCCGGGGCGAAGCCGACTCTGCTGCAGTCCCTGGCCATGTTCGGCGAGCGCCGCAGCCTGGTGATGCTCGGGCTCGGGTTCAGCTCCGGCCTGCCCTACATGCTGATCTTCGACACCCTGTCGCTGTGGCTGCGCGACGCCGGCTTGTCGCTGGCGGTGATCGGCTTCTTCAGCCTGGCGACGCTATCCTTCTCGTTCAAGTTCCTGTGGGCGCCGCTGATCGACCGGACGCGGGTGCCGGTGCTGCACGGCCTGCTCGGCCATCGCCGCGCCTGGATGCTGGTCTGCCAGGCGGCGATCATGGTCGGCCTGTGGCTGATCTCGGGGATCAATCCGGCGGCCAACCTGGGGCTGATGGCGGCCGTCGCCGTGGCGGTCGGCTTCGCCACCGCCTCGCAGGACATCGTCATCGACGCCTGGCGGATCGAAGTGACGGACGCCGAGGGGCAGGGGCCGCTCGTCGTGGCGGTGCAGTGGGGCTATCGCGGCGCCATGGTCCTGGCTGGCGCCGGGCCGCTGCTGCTGGCCGAACATTTCGGCTGGAACATCTCCTACGCCGCCATGGCCGTGGCGATGCTGGTGGGCGTGACCGCCACCCTCTGCGCGCCGCGCGAGAAGGAACACGCCGTCCGGCCGATCCACACAGAGGGCGTGAACCAGCCTCAGGCGCTGCAGATCCTGGAATGGGTCGTGCGGCTGGGGATCATGCTGCTGGGCGCGCTGCTGCTCGGCTCGGGCCTGGCGGGCGATGCGGAACTGCTGTCCAAGGTCGTGGGCGGCGAAGCCCTCGCGGAGGCCTGGAAGGCCAAGCCCAACGGCGTCTGGCTGCAGCTGGCGGGCGTCGCCGCCGGCCTGGTCGTGGTGATCCTGGCCGCCTGGCCGATCCCCGGCGTGAAGACCAAGCCCGGCGTCTACATGTCGACCGCCCTGGGCGAGCCGCTGGTCGAGTTCACCCGCCGTTTCTCCGGCGTGGCCGGGCTGATCCTGGCGACCATCTGCCTCTACCGGGTGTCGGACTTCGTCCTGAACATCATGAACCCCTTCTACCGGGACCTGGGCTTCTCGCTCACCGAGATCGCCGAGGTGCGCAAGGTGTTCGGGGTCGCGGCCTCGATCGTCGGGGTGTTCCTGGGCGGGCTGATCGTCACCCGGTTCGGACTGATGAAGGCGCTGATCCTGGGCGCCTTCGCCCAGCCGCTGAGCAACCTGGCGTTCGGCTGGCTGGCGATGTCGGGGCATGACGTGCCGGCGCTGTTCGTGGCCATCGGCATCGACAACGTGGCCGGCGGCGTCGCCGGCACGGCGCTGATCGCCTACATGTCGAGCCTGACCACGACGGGCTTCACGGCGACCCAGTATGCGCTTTTCTCGTCGCTGTACGCCTTGCCCGGCAAGCTGATCGCGTCACAGTCCGGGCGGCTGGTCGAGGCCTCCGCCAAGATGGCCGAGGCGGGCGGTCCGCCGGCGGTGTTCAAGGGGCTGTTCGACCGCCTGCCGCCGGAGAGTTTCGGCGCCGCCGGGGCCAAGCTCGGCGTCAGCGCCCAGGCCCTGGGCGCGGGCTACATGACCTTCTTCTTCTATTCGGCGCTGATCGGCGTCGCGGCGATCCTGCTGTCCTTCGCCGTGGCCGTGCGGCAGCCGCGGGTGATGGCCGCCAAGGGTGAAGTCGTAGCCTAG
- a CDS encoding response regulator encodes MPEKARAITPEQLATLSHEFRTPLNGVLGMARLLEGTRLTAEQKAYVAALRESGDHLLSLVNDVLDLARLGEGRIELHPAPVEAADLLRQAAELMSTRTQEKGVEIAWAVAPGLPPVLADEGRLRQILLNFAGNAVKFTETGGVLLSAEAAPRRRMRLTVRDTGPGVPAAARARIFEPFVHADPAHGAAALGGAGLGLAIVRRLAEAMGGEVGVSDAPGGGAEFWFEAPFEAAGPAVRARPLARRVVGIASPNSILREGAARQVESLGGRAVVAADRDALIAAAPTDAVLLIDNALAGKRPLRAPEGRASIILLRPDERGRIAKARAAGFSGYLIKPLRSASLAARVLAAVGAEPAAAPSQDDDRAAAAAAPGARVLLAEDNPINALLARTLLQREGAQVDRAASGEEAVAALAAASYDLVLMDVRMPGMSGVDAALALRARGVKTPIIALTADAFEDDRRACLAAGMDDFLVKPLTESALRAVLTRWVGWTDAAGEAKVAS; translated from the coding sequence ATGCCCGAGAAAGCCCGCGCCATCACGCCCGAGCAACTGGCCACGCTGAGCCACGAGTTCCGCACGCCCCTGAACGGGGTGCTCGGCATGGCGCGCCTGCTGGAAGGCACGCGTCTGACCGCCGAGCAGAAGGCCTATGTCGCGGCCCTGCGCGAGAGCGGCGACCACCTGCTGTCCCTGGTCAACGACGTGCTCGACCTGGCGCGCCTGGGCGAGGGGCGGATCGAACTGCATCCGGCGCCGGTCGAGGCCGCCGACCTGCTGCGCCAGGCGGCGGAGCTGATGAGCACCCGCACCCAGGAGAAGGGCGTCGAGATCGCCTGGGCGGTCGCGCCCGGCTTGCCGCCGGTTCTGGCCGACGAGGGTCGGCTGCGGCAGATCCTGCTCAACTTCGCGGGCAACGCGGTGAAGTTCACGGAGACCGGCGGCGTGCTGCTGAGCGCCGAGGCGGCGCCGCGTCGGCGCATGCGCCTGACGGTGCGCGACACGGGGCCGGGCGTCCCGGCGGCGGCCCGGGCGCGGATCTTCGAGCCGTTCGTCCATGCGGATCCGGCCCATGGCGCGGCCGCGCTCGGCGGCGCCGGACTGGGACTGGCCATCGTCCGCCGCCTGGCCGAGGCGATGGGCGGCGAGGTCGGGGTCTCCGATGCGCCCGGCGGTGGGGCGGAGTTCTGGTTCGAGGCGCCGTTCGAGGCGGCGGGACCGGCCGTCCGTGCTCGGCCTCTGGCGCGCCGGGTCGTCGGGATCGCCTCGCCCAACTCGATCCTGCGCGAAGGCGCGGCGCGTCAGGTCGAAAGCCTGGGCGGCCGGGCGGTGGTGGCGGCCGACCGGGACGCCCTGATCGCCGCCGCCCCCACGGACGCCGTGCTGCTGATCGACAACGCCCTGGCCGGGAAACGGCCGCTGCGCGCGCCCGAGGGTCGGGCGAGCATCATCCTGCTGCGGCCCGACGAGCGCGGCCGCATCGCCAAGGCCCGGGCCGCGGGCTTCTCCGGCTATCTGATCAAGCCGCTACGCTCGGCCTCCCTGGCCGCCCGCGTGCTGGCCGCCGTCGGGGCGGAGCCGGCTGCGGCCCCGTCGCAGGACGACGACCGCGCCGCCGCGGCCGCCGCGCCGGGCGCGCGGGTGCTGCTGGCCGAGGACAATCCGATCAACGCCCTGCTGGCCCGCACCCTGCTCCAGCGCGAAGGGGCCCAGGTCGACCGCGCCGCCAGCGGCGAGGAGGCCGTCGCCGCCCTGGCCGCCGCCAGCTACGACCTGGTGCTGATGGACGTGCGGATGCCGGGCATGTCCGGGGTCGACGCGGCCCTGGCCCTGCGGGCGCGGGGCGTGAAGACGCCGATCATCGCCCTGACCGCCGACGCCTTCGAGGACGACCGCCGCGCCTGCCTGGCGGCGGGGATGGACGACTTCCTGGTGAAGCCCCTGACCGAGAGCGCCCTGCGCGCGGTCCTGACGCGCTGGGTCGGCTGGACGGACGCCGCCGGAGAGGCCAAGGTCGCCTCCTGA
- a CDS encoding molybdopterin synthase sulfur carrier subunit yields MVQVLLPSQLQAYSGGASRVEAAGATIDAVLRDLDGRYPGLRFRVIDEQDRIRPHMRIFVGRERAFDVAGALCEGDELLIFGALSGG; encoded by the coding sequence ATGGTTCAGGTCCTGCTTCCGTCGCAGCTGCAGGCCTATTCCGGAGGCGCGTCGCGGGTCGAGGCGGCCGGCGCGACGATCGACGCCGTGCTGCGCGACCTGGACGGCCGCTATCCCGGCCTCCGGTTCCGGGTGATCGACGAGCAGGACCGTATCCGGCCGCATATGCGGATCTTCGTTGGGCGCGAGCGGGCCTTCGATGTCGCCGGCGCGCTGTGCGAGGGCGACGAACTGTTGATCTTCGGAGCCCTCAGCGGGGGTTAG
- a CDS encoding WD40/YVTN/BNR-like repeat-containing protein: MSQGVQLLVGTRKGAWIFRSDARREAWAVDGPHFLGSIVNHLVLDPRDGRTLLMAASTGHLGPTVFRSTDGGASWTEAARPPAFAKAAEGETPRAVDHAFWLEPGHASEPGVWWAGTSPPGLFVSRDGGGTWDGVAGFNDNPKYWDWCPADGGTPDGALLNQVQVDPRDAAHMYIATSTGGVFETLDQGTSWRPLNRNVEANFFPDPYPEYGQDAHYIAVHPAMPDRLYQQNHCGIYRLDRPSDEWVRIGKAMPEEIGDIGFTIVPHPRDPDTAWVFPMDGTDVWPRVSPGGRPAVYRTRDAGASWERQDGGFPREQGWFTVKRQAFCADAQAPLGLYLGTTGGEVWMSDAEGEAWRPIARHLPEIYSVVATPL; this comes from the coding sequence ATGAGCCAGGGTGTTCAGCTTCTGGTGGGCACGCGCAAGGGCGCGTGGATCTTCCGCAGCGACGCGCGTCGCGAGGCCTGGGCGGTCGACGGGCCGCATTTTCTCGGCAGTATCGTCAACCATCTGGTGCTCGACCCGCGCGACGGCCGCACCCTGCTGATGGCGGCCAGCACCGGCCACCTCGGCCCTACCGTGTTCCGCTCGACCGACGGCGGCGCGAGCTGGACGGAAGCCGCGCGGCCGCCGGCCTTCGCCAAGGCGGCGGAGGGCGAGACGCCTCGGGCCGTCGACCATGCCTTCTGGCTGGAGCCCGGCCATGCCTCCGAGCCCGGCGTCTGGTGGGCGGGAACCTCGCCGCCGGGCCTGTTCGTCAGTCGCGACGGCGGCGGGACCTGGGACGGCGTCGCCGGCTTCAATGACAATCCGAAGTACTGGGACTGGTGTCCGGCCGACGGCGGCACGCCGGACGGGGCGTTGCTGAACCAGGTCCAGGTCGATCCGCGCGACGCGGCCCACATGTACATCGCCACCTCGACCGGCGGCGTGTTCGAGACCCTGGACCAAGGGACGAGCTGGCGGCCGCTGAACCGCAACGTCGAGGCCAACTTCTTCCCTGATCCGTATCCGGAGTACGGCCAGGACGCCCACTACATCGCCGTCCATCCGGCCATGCCCGACCGGCTGTACCAGCAGAACCACTGCGGCATTTATCGGCTGGACCGGCCCTCGGACGAATGGGTCCGGATCGGCAAGGCCATGCCGGAGGAGATCGGCGACATCGGCTTCACCATCGTGCCGCATCCGCGCGACCCGGACACCGCCTGGGTGTTTCCGATGGACGGCACGGACGTCTGGCCGCGGGTCAGCCCCGGCGGGCGGCCCGCCGTCTATCGCACCCGCGACGCCGGCGCCTCGTGGGAGCGCCAGGACGGCGGCTTCCCGCGGGAACAGGGCTGGTTCACGGTGAAGCGTCAGGCCTTCTGCGCCGATGCGCAGGCGCCGCTGGGTCTCTACCTCGGCACCACCGGCGGGGAGGTCTGGATGAGCGACGCCGAGGGCGAGGCCTGGCGGCCGATCGCCCGCCACCTGCCGGAGATCTACTCGGTCGTGGCGACCCCGCTCTGA
- a CDS encoding ABC-F family ATP-binding cassette domain-containing protein, which translates to MASRQAVLGMEQASFHHGSTPVFESLSFLLDGDRTALVGENGAGKSTLLRCLTGELELDSGQVVRSRGLRVGVLPQDTPPAFADLTVREALRRSLEKIGAGDDDWRIDVLLDELALPPEMAEQRFGALSGGWQRLMLIAGAARLEEPDILLLDEPTNHLDLGNIATLERWLMVEFDIPMLIVSHDREFLNRVTDRTLFLRRDGVHAFRTPFTVAREELLRRDAVAASQRRLEEKEIRRLEAAAARYKVWAVKNPDLNKRKAAIETRIARIEGDRTETYVARERRLELSDAEIDAKVALRVQGLTVTTPDAGRTLLTIDRLTLSAGDRIALLGVNGAGKSTLLAALAAAFDPALAHYDGQAAIRFNPATRLAVFDQSMRDLPLKRSLLDYVAAAPEATDKDAARLLAQAGFSYIRVQQPIGLLSYGERSRLMFLRMKLERPNLYLLDEPTNHLDIEGQEALEAQLEESDVSCLFVSHDRYFTRTAATRFLEIRRGRLVEVDDPDAFFDAQIG; encoded by the coding sequence ATGGCGTCCCGACAGGCCGTGCTGGGCATGGAGCAAGCGAGTTTTCACCACGGGTCGACGCCCGTGTTCGAGAGCCTGTCCTTCCTGCTCGACGGCGACCGCACCGCCCTGGTCGGCGAGAACGGCGCCGGCAAGTCGACGCTGCTGCGCTGCCTGACCGGCGAACTGGAACTCGACAGCGGCCAGGTCGTCCGGTCGCGCGGCCTGCGGGTCGGCGTCCTGCCCCAGGACACGCCGCCGGCGTTCGCCGACCTGACGGTCCGCGAGGCGCTTCGCCGGTCCCTGGAAAAGATCGGCGCGGGGGACGACGACTGGCGCATCGACGTGTTGCTGGACGAACTGGCCCTGCCGCCCGAGATGGCCGAGCAGCGCTTCGGCGCTTTGTCGGGCGGCTGGCAACGGCTGATGCTGATCGCCGGCGCGGCTCGCCTGGAAGAGCCCGACATCCTGCTGCTCGACGAGCCGACCAACCACCTGGACCTGGGCAACATCGCCACGCTCGAGCGCTGGCTGATGGTCGAGTTCGACATCCCGATGCTGATCGTCTCGCACGATCGCGAGTTCCTGAACCGGGTCACCGACCGGACGCTGTTCCTGCGCCGCGACGGCGTCCACGCCTTCCGTACGCCCTTCACGGTCGCCCGCGAGGAGCTGCTGCGCCGCGATGCGGTCGCCGCCTCTCAGCGCAGGCTGGAGGAGAAGGAGATCCGTCGCCTGGAGGCCGCCGCGGCCCGCTACAAGGTCTGGGCGGTGAAGAACCCGGACCTCAACAAGCGCAAGGCGGCGATCGAGACCCGCATCGCCCGGATCGAGGGCGATCGCACCGAAACCTATGTGGCGCGCGAGCGGCGCCTGGAACTGTCGGACGCCGAGATCGACGCCAAGGTCGCGCTGCGGGTCCAGGGCCTGACCGTGACCACGCCCGACGCCGGCCGGACGCTGCTGACGATCGATCGCCTGACTCTGTCAGCGGGCGACCGGATCGCGCTGCTGGGCGTCAACGGCGCCGGCAAGTCGACCCTGCTCGCCGCCCTGGCCGCGGCCTTCGACCCGGCGCTGGCGCACTACGACGGCCAGGCGGCGATCCGGTTCAACCCGGCGACGCGGCTGGCGGTGTTCGACCAGTCCATGCGGGACCTGCCCCTGAAGCGGAGCCTGCTGGACTACGTCGCGGCCGCGCCGGAGGCGACCGACAAGGACGCCGCGCGCCTGCTGGCCCAGGCCGGCTTCTCCTACATCCGCGTCCAGCAGCCGATCGGCCTGCTCAGCTACGGCGAGCGGTCGCGGCTGATGTTCCTGCGCATGAAACTGGAGCGGCCGAACCTCTATCTGCTCGACGAGCCGACCAACCATCTCGACATCGAGGGCCAGGAGGCGCTCGAGGCGCAGCTCGAGGAGTCGGACGTGTCCTGCCTGTTCGTGTCGCACGACCGCTACTTCACCCGGACGGCGGCGACCCGCTTCCTGGAGATTCGCCGCGGCCGGCTGGTCGAGGTCGACGACCCCGACGCCTTCTTCGACGCCCAGATCGGCTGA
- the gshB gene encoding glutathione synthase, whose product MSLKVAVQMDPIERINIETDTTFLMMMQAQARGHRLWVYTPDKLSLEEGRVTARARPVRLKAVKGDHAEFGETVVLDLAEQIDVVLMRQDPPFDMAYITATHFLDKVHPRVLVVNNPTEVRNAPEKLFVTDFPGVQPPTLITSDVEAIYDFRARHGDMVLKPLHGGGGSGVVRLRADDPNLDALLELHALIGRDQVIAQKFIPAVSKGDKRILLVDGEPVGAINRVPAEGQVRSNLARGGRAEAVELTARDQELCAIIGPELKRRGLLFVGIDVIGDYLTEINVTSPTGAQQLKRFGGPDATEVLWTRIEEIRSKG is encoded by the coding sequence ATGTCGCTGAAGGTCGCCGTGCAGATGGATCCGATCGAACGGATCAACATCGAGACCGACACCACCTTCCTGATGATGATGCAGGCCCAGGCGCGCGGGCATCGGCTGTGGGTCTACACGCCCGACAAGCTGTCGCTGGAGGAGGGCCGCGTCACGGCTCGCGCCCGGCCGGTGCGGCTGAAGGCGGTCAAGGGCGACCACGCCGAGTTCGGCGAGACCGTCGTTCTGGACCTGGCCGAGCAGATCGACGTGGTGCTGATGCGCCAGGATCCGCCCTTCGACATGGCCTACATCACGGCCACCCACTTCCTCGACAAGGTCCACCCCAGGGTCCTGGTGGTGAACAATCCGACCGAGGTGCGCAACGCGCCGGAGAAGCTGTTCGTCACCGACTTTCCGGGCGTGCAGCCGCCGACCCTGATCACCAGCGACGTCGAGGCCATCTACGACTTCCGCGCCCGGCACGGCGACATGGTGTTGAAGCCGCTGCACGGCGGGGGCGGTTCTGGCGTGGTGCGTCTGCGGGCGGACGACCCCAATCTCGACGCCCTGCTGGAGCTGCACGCCCTGATCGGGCGGGACCAGGTCATCGCCCAGAAGTTCATCCCGGCGGTCAGCAAGGGCGACAAGCGCATCCTGCTAGTCGACGGCGAGCCGGTCGGGGCCATCAACCGCGTGCCGGCCGAGGGCCAGGTGCGGTCGAACCTGGCGCGTGGCGGCCGGGCCGAGGCGGTGGAGCTGACCGCCCGCGATCAGGAGTTGTGCGCCATCATCGGGCCGGAGCTGAAGCGACGCGGCCTGCTGTTCGTCGGCATCGATGTGATCGGCGACTATCTGACCGAAATCAACGTCACTTCGCCGACCGGCGCCCAGCAGCTCAAGCGGTTCGGCGGCCCCGACGCGACGGAGGTGCTCTGGACCCGGATTGAAGAAATCCGATCCAAAGGATGA
- a CDS encoding SirB1 family protein → MTREEAEHFLADAGRLADEAFPLFAAALACAVHDDPERDVDQAQVVADEGAVRLAARLERESPEEAIAEAMAGDLRLQGDLFTYDHLDNADVIAVAQRRRGIPVSLGVFYLHAARRCDLDVRGVDFPGHFLLRIESLEGPLALDPFSEGRVVLPSELSRRALRTGLTPDVAGRLDLLMTPVSDRAVLIRLQNNIFARAQAAGDYARAERSALRRALLDPLDHRPWLDVAAAREGQGALAGALEALGRAQQLDGGAAIAARAARERVRLRLN, encoded by the coding sequence ATGACCCGGGAAGAGGCGGAGCATTTCCTCGCGGACGCGGGGCGGCTGGCCGACGAGGCGTTCCCGCTGTTCGCGGCGGCGCTCGCCTGCGCGGTCCATGACGACCCTGAGCGTGATGTCGACCAGGCTCAAGTCGTGGCCGACGAGGGCGCGGTCCGTCTGGCGGCGCGGCTGGAGCGGGAGTCGCCGGAGGAGGCGATCGCCGAGGCCATGGCCGGCGACCTTCGGCTGCAGGGCGACCTGTTCACCTATGACCATCTCGACAACGCCGACGTGATCGCCGTGGCCCAGCGGCGGCGCGGCATTCCGGTCTCGCTCGGGGTCTTCTACCTGCACGCCGCCCGGCGCTGCGATCTGGACGTGCGCGGCGTCGACTTCCCCGGTCACTTCCTGCTGCGCATCGAGAGCCTGGAGGGGCCGCTGGCCCTGGACCCGTTCAGCGAGGGGCGGGTGGTGCTGCCGTCCGAGCTGTCGCGGCGGGCGCTGCGCACCGGCCTGACGCCGGACGTGGCCGGGCGGTTGGACCTGCTGATGACGCCGGTCAGCGACCGGGCGGTGCTGATCCGCCTGCAGAACAACATCTTCGCCCGCGCCCAGGCGGCGGGGGACTACGCTCGCGCCGAACGGTCGGCCCTCCGGCGGGCCTTGCTCGATCCGCTGGACCACCGGCCCTGGCTCGACGTCGCCGCCGCCCGCGAGGGTCAGGGCGCCTTGGCCGGGGCGCTGGAGGCCCTGGGTCGGGCCCAGCAGCTCGACGGCGGCGCGGCCATCGCCGCCCGCGCGGCGCGGGAACGGGTGCGGCTCCGCCTGAACTGA